In Solenopsis invicta isolate M01_SB chromosome 13, UNIL_Sinv_3.0, whole genome shotgun sequence, one DNA window encodes the following:
- the LOC113005524 gene encoding uncharacterized protein LOC113005524 yields the protein MERLLAEQEDVLYQIARTVDNFKKLGQGNFTTSVTRNRMSILEKQWTQCQKLHADLKAAVKPAERDEWPYFSEEQFRKATEDYYEASDYLSEVLERLTRPTAHVTASSTLDLSSGPPSSIPLPRIELPKFSGQYTEWVNFWDIFESIVIKNEGLTNVQRLHYLKSSLTGEARIVIKNISVTDANYELAWGAVKERYENTRAIVSSYLNTILEATPMKADSVSELKRVHDSINDAVLALRSLERNCVDDFVVAILSRKLDVNTRTQWEVSLGNKREPASFNELSTFLVGRMLALNAAGDTRSSNNSKTNRSAATKSLTAAISNVKCLYCAGSHLLFQCAQFKSLSTEQRKNVARQHRCCYNCLTKGHYPRDCKSRGRCARCQRKHHTFLHDDDISGGQTTMGAPAIASTSSVNTVNDAPSKSSLSARVTTPSHSLLVKGTVLLATVRISVRTDGARCINLRGIIDTGAEATFITERAVQALKAKRIKVYYTITGMGDLQAGVVTHAVKLHLSAGIQSSTTVTVIAFIFPVLTSYAPRSPVDLLAHPHLQNLKFADSDPFSDDPIDLLIGLDYYKAVTMDGSRRGPSSDLMAKPTIFGWVVFGPCNDTSEGNPQSVSSLRCSISPGTDALMRQFWEIEEVSVSNPLTEEEVECERHFASTHSRLPSGRYQVRLPFRTYYLNKVGRSFHVASGAFDRLERRLARDSALSASYRGFLSEYEQMGHMTRVNPNEVINNNSLYLPHHPVVKASSSTSPVRVVFNASSPMDNGYSLNDLLLTGPKLQSDLCSIIMRWRTHRFVFVADVAKMFRQIMIHPLDTDFQRILWRPSSSQPIHHYRLITVTYGTASAPYLSMCVLRQLCEDEGSAFPLAVSILNNSIYVDDVLFGADSVSAIQSTRQQLNALLLKGGFHLLSDRLEDNSVEFDEDSSFKEQIPEFPVISKRTVLSAISRFFDPLGWIAPVVITAKIFMQELWLRKVDWDSPLSSDLEERWTEYSHSLTDLKEISIPRWTNQSNSDLSIELHGFADASTRAYAAVVYIRIIHTQSSFGVTLLACKSKVAPIKTISVPRFPGYQKSRQAYRKLSGYLSGLKKIPQTVRGISVQELKLHSLWWSGPQWLQSPSTVWSEHPSSLRSDGNMERRSVPVYLAQRGAAGWDLSEQVSSWPKLLRITAYCLLFVHKVRQRLRRADSDQLGTLYVLSDAIRQARSFWIAYVQKINFSNEIQAIKRGEGPSKSSPLKNLNPFLDTKDNLRVGGRLCRASLSYDERHPIILPRHRISELIVAQAHDRTLHGGTQLTLGVLRQQYWILNARNLVKHHIHRCVVCVRHRAIPILQQMGDLPDVRINPSRPFQHTGVDYAGPFHVLPIVGRGQRTHKAYVVVFVCLATTWNWPMIIPAMGFWPHLEDSPLGAEKELRNAFRALSRDPDLVAYLASDGITWRFIPPSAPHFGGMWEAGVKSVKHHLRRVIGAHTLSNEEFTTLLTQVESCLNSRLIAPLSDDPSDLSPLTPAHFLIGTSLIATPEESVLDLRETRLNRWQRVQRMHEQFWRIWPRDYLHTLQQRYKWRQKSTSLKVDDLVSVQNPLLPPTKWELGRVVKIYPDPQGLVRVVDVRTLSNTRRRAVNRLFHCVVINLYYCLALSTNITTLSSIRRDAWSPGYIIVSYYQYEASGMFGNSVIRESVSPATCERSISILYHARAPPYDGVLRKPPLGVLERSSGSRRFCLSDRDSQDS from the exons ATGGAGCGGCTATTAGCAGAACAAGAAGACGTTCTCTATCAGATTGCGAGGACGGTCGACAACTTCAAGAAGTTGGGGCAAGGCAATTTTACTACATCCGTCACGCGGAACCGGATGTCCATTTTGGAGAAGCAGTGGACTCAGTGCCAAAAGCTACATGCGGACCTCAAGGCGGCAGTCAAGCCAGCGGAGCGAGATGAATGGCCGTATTTCAGTGAGGAGCAATTTCGGAAGGCGACAGAGGACTACTACGAAGCGTCTGACTATCTGAGCGAAGTATTAGAGAGGTTGACGAGACCTACCGCTCATGTAACCGCAAGTAGTACTTTAGATTTAAGCTCGGGTCCGCCAAGCTCAATCCCGTTGCCGCGAATAGAGCTTCCTAAGTTTTCCGGTCAGTATACGGAGTGGGTCAATTTTTGGGATATTTTTGAGTCgattgtgataaaaaatgaaGGCCTCACAAACGTGCAGCGTCTGCATTATTTAAAGTCGAGTCTGACTGGCGAGGCTcgcattgttattaaaaatatttccgttACCGACGCGAATTATGAGCTAGCATGGGGAGCCGTGAAAGAACGGTACGAAAATACCCGCGCGATTGTTTCTTCTTATCTGAATACTATCCTAGAAGCTACTCCGATGAAGGCTGATTCCGTCTCCGAATTGAAACGCGTGCATGATAGTATTAATGATGCGGTCCTTGCGTTACGTAGTCTCGAGAGAAATTGCGTCGATGATTTCGTGGTTGCCATCCTGTCCAGGAAACTTGATGTGAATACCCGCACTCAGTGGGAAGTCAGCTTGGGCAATAAACGAGAGCCAGCTTCCTTTAACGAACTGAGCACATTTCTTGTTGGCAGAATGCTGGCTCTGAATGCAGCGGGAGATACTCGCAGttcaaataatagtaaaacaaaTCGCTCAGCAGCCACCAAGTCGTTGACGGCTGCCATCTCTAATGTTAAATGTTTATACTGTGCGGGCTCGCACCTTTTGTTTCAATGCGCTCAGTTTAAATCCTTATCCACGGAGCAGAGAAAGAATGTTGCGCGGCAGCACCGTTGCTGCTATAATTGTTTGACCAAAGGCCATTATCCGCGCGACTGTAAATCGCGGGGCCGCTGTGCACGTTGCCAACGCAAACATCATACGTTTCTGCATGACGACGATATCAGCGGGGGACAAACGACAATGGGTGCTCCTGCTATAGCGAGCACATCCAGTGTAAACACAGTAAATGACGCCCCCTCTAAATCAAGTCTTTCAGCAAGGGTAACAACTCCTTCACATTCCCTCCTGGTCAAAGGTACTGTACTACTCGCAACTGTACGAATCTCTGTACGTACTGATGGAGCTCGTTGTATAAACCTTCGAGGCATAATTGATACGGGCGCTGAGGCTACATTTATCACTGAAAGGGCTGTTCAAGCCTTAAAAGCAAAGCGTATTAAAGTATATTACACTATCACTGGCATGGGTGATCTACAGGCTGGGGTCGTTACTCATGCAGTTAAGCTCCATTTAAGTGCGGGTATACAGTCGAGTACTACAGTTACAGTGATCGCGTTTATCTTCCCTGTACTTACTTCTTATGCTCCAAGAAGTCCTGTTGATTTACTTGCGCATCCTCATTtgcagaatttaaaatttgcggATTCTGATCCATTCAGTGATGACCCTATCGATTTACTGATAGGACTTGACTATTATAAGGCCGTAACAATGGATGGATCCCGCCGAGGACCGAGCTCTGATCTCATGGCGAAACCTACTATCTTTGGCTGGGTTGTCTTCGGCCCGTGCAACGACACTTCTGAAGGAAACCCTCAGTCGGTGTCCTCGTTACGCTGCTCTATTTCTCCTGGAACGGATGCGCTTATGAGGCAGTTTTGGGAGATAGAGGAAGTCTCGGTTTCTAATCCCCTCACTGAAGAGGAAGTCGAGTGCGAAAGGCACTTCGCATCTACACATTCTCGTTTGCCAAGCGGACGCTATCAGGTACGCTTACCTTTTCGGACCTATTACTTGAATAAGGTCGGTCGCTCCTTTCACGTCGCTTCTGGTGCCTTTGATAGGTTAGAGCGACGTCTAGCTCGCGATAGTGCATTGTCTGCCAGCTATCGTGGCTTTCTTTCTGAGTATGAGCAAATGGGTCACATGACCCGTGTAAACCCGAACGaggtcattaataataattcgttATATCTGCCTCACCATCCAGTGGTGAAGGCGAGTAGCAGTACTTCCCCTGTACGGGTTGTATTCAACGCCTCGAGTCCCATGGACAACGGGTATTCATTAAATGATCTGTTGCTTACTGGACCTAAGTTGCAGTCAGATCTTTGCTCTATCATTATGCGCTGGCGAACTCATCGCTTCGTTTTCGTCGCTGACGTCGCAAAGATGTTTAGACAAATTATGATTCATCCGTTAGATACTGACTTTCAGAGGATATTGTGGCGTCCTAGTTCAAGCCAGCCGATCCATCATTACCGTTTAATCACCGTCACGTACGGTACCGCCTCGGCGCCTTATTTATCCATGTGCGTCCTGCGACAATTATGCGAGGACGAGGGATCTGCATTCCCGCTGGCTGTGTCTATACTCAATAATTCCATCTATGTAGATGACGTGTTGTTTGGGGCAGACAGTGTGTCCGCCATACAATCCACACGTCAGCAGTTGAATGCCTTGTTATTGAAAGGAGGTTTTCACCTTC TGTCGGATCGACTGGAGGACAATAGTGTCGAATTTGACGAGGACTCCTCCTTCAAG GAACAAATTCCGGAGTTTCCGGTGATCTCGAAACGTACCGTGCTATCCGCCATTTCGCGATTCTTTGATCCACTGGGTTGGATTGCCCCTGTGGTAATCACCGCTAAAATTTTCATGCAGGAACTATGGCTGCGTAAGGTCGATTGGGATAGCCCGCTCTCGAGTGATCTAGAGGAACGATGGACTGAGTATTCTCACAGTCTGACAGATCTCAAAGAGATTTCGATCCCAAGGTGGACGAATCAAAGCAACTCCGATCTGAGTATCGAGTTGCATGGATTTGCGGATGCTTCAACACGGGCCTATGCGGCCGTTGTATACATTCGCATTATTCACACTCAAAGCAGCTTTGGAGTAACCCTCTTAGCCTGTAAATCTAAGGTCGCTCCTATTAAAACAATTAGCGTTCCCAGGTTCCCAG GGTATCAGAAATCCAGACAAGCTTACCGCAAGCTCAGTGGCTATTTGTCGGGTCTAAAGAAAATCCCGCAGACTGTGCGCGGCATCAGCGTTCAGGAGTTGAAGTTGCACTCGTTGTGGTGGAGTGGGCCTCAATGGCTGCAGTCACCCTCGACTGTGTGGTCGGAACATCCCTCCTCCCTTCGATCGGACGGAAACATGGAACGACGTAGCGTTCCAGTTTATTTAGCTCAGCGGGGCGCGGCAGGGTGGGATCTTTCCGAGCAAGTTTCCAGTTGGCCTAAGTTGTTGCGGATCACGGCCTATTGCCTATTGTTCGTTCATAAGGTTCGACAGCGCCTTAGAAGGGCGGATAGTGATCAATTAGGTACATTATATGTGTTGAGTGACGCTATCAGACAGGCTCGTAGTTTTTGGATTGCGTACGTACAAAAGATTAACTTTTCGAATGAGATCCAGGCAATAAAACGTGGTGAGGGCCCGTCTAAATCTAGTCCCTTGAAAAATCTAAACCCGTTTTTGGACACGAAGGATAACCTTCGTGTCGGGGGACGTCTCTGCCGGGCGTCCCTCTCTTACGATGAGAGACATCCCATCATACTACCGAGGCATCGCATATCGGAGCTGATTGTTGCGCAGGCACACGATCGAACGCTTCACGGTGGGACACAGTTGACGTTAGGAGTTTTACGCCAACAGTACTGGATTCTAAATGCTAGAAACCTTGTAAAACATCACATTCACAGGTGTGTTGTTTGTGTCCGCCACAGAGCTATTCCGATATTGCAGCAAATGGGTGATCTGCCGGACGTTCGAATAAACCCTTCTCGTCCGTTTCAACATACCGGCGTAGACTATGCCGGTCCTTTTCATGTCCTTCCGATAGTAGGACGTGGCCAGCGGACACACAAGGCTTATGTGGTTGTGTTCGTTTGTTTGGCCACTACTTGGAACTGGCCAATGATTATACCAGCGATGGGTTTTTGGCCGCATTTAGAAGATTCACCTCTC GGTGCCGAAAAGGAATTGCGCAATGCGTTCAGAGCTCTGTCGCGTGATCCTGATCTCGTCGCGTATTTAGCCTCCGACGGCATCACTTGGAGATTTATACCGCCCTCCGCCCCACATTTTGGAGGAATGTGGGAAGCGGGCGTAAAGTCCGTTAAGCACCATTTACGGCGTGTAATTGGTGCTCACACGCTTTCAAATGAGGAGTTCACTACATTACTAACTCAAGTGGAGTCATGTCTAAATTCTAGACTTATAGCTCCCTTGTCCGATGATCCCTCCGATCTCTCACCTTTGACTCCTGCCCATTTCTTAATAGGTACCTCGCTGATTGCGACGCCTGAGGAGTCCGTATTGGATTTGAGGGAAACGCGACTCAATCGTTGGCAGCGTGTACAGCGGATGCACGAGCAGTTTTGGCGGATATGGCCGCGAGATTATCTCCACACGTTACAGCAGCGCTATAAGTGGCGTCAGAAATCGACTAGTTTGAAAGTCGATGATCTAGTATCAGTTCAAAACCCGTTGCTACCGCCGACGAAATGGGAGCTTGGGAGAGTAGTAAAAATCTATCCTGACCCTCAAGGTCTCGTTAGGGTAGTGGATGTAAGGACGCTTTCGAACACAAGAAGGCGTGCCGTAAACCGGCTAT TTCATTGCGtcgttattaatttgtattattgtttagCTTTATCAACTAATATTACTACACTAAGTTCTATTAGGCGTGATGCTTGGTCTCCCGGGTACATCATCGTTTCGTACTATCAGTACGAGGCGAGCGGCATGTTTGGGAACAGCGTAATACGCGAAAGCGTGTCACCCGCTACATGCGAGCGATCGATATCGATCCTTTATCACGCGAGGGCACCACCTTACGACGGTGTCCTGCGCAAGCCCCCTCTGGGCGTCCTGGAGCGCTCGAGCGGAAGCAGGCGTTTTTGCCTCTCAGATAGAGATTCACAAGACTCCTAA